The stretch of DNA TTGAATACAAAATCAGACTTATCTTGAATCTGCACTTTTGAAAAACCTGTCTCGATTCCTTTTTCACCCTTGGATACGTCTCCACCCAAAACCTTGGAGATTAGTTGCCCCCCAAGACAAACCCCGATAATTTTTTTACTTGGAATAGAAATCATATTCTCTACTAATTCAAAATAAGGGTGAAAAAACTCTTTATTCGAGTTGTCTGCAAGAGAATAAGGTCCACCCATAAGAATCAACAAGTCAAAGAAGAGGTGAGAGTTTGGAACTAATTTTTCGTGCTTTTTGAAAGTATCGTGATAGGTTACGGAATAATTTTCTTTTCTTAAAATCTCTTCGATGATTCCCGGCCCCTCACAGTTTATAAATCGAACAATCAAACTTCTCATAATTTAACCTCCTATCATTCGTAAAAAAAACCGAACCTTAGCATCCTTTTCTAAATTTATAACTTCACCTATCTCTGAAATAGGACCTATAAAATTATAGTATAAAGTAAATGGTCTATTTTTAAATAGCAATGTTTCTGGAGTGCCGGTAATCAAGCCTCCTTCCGGGTTTACCTGAAACGGTTTTTTCATAAGGATTACCGGAAACTCAATTTTACGAGTTTTCACTTCCTTTTGCATAATTTCCTTAGCCTGTCGAAATACTTCTTCCAATTTTTTATTCTCGGAATTTTCTACGATAAAATATGGATCCACCACCATGAAAATTACCGACTTTTTTTTGTCTGGAATCATCGAATGTATATAGTTCAAAGCCGGAATTTCCTTAATGCAGGGAATACATGTAGGAGAATACACATTGAAAGCAATTCTTTCGTATTCTAACTCTGAGAACTTTATAGTCCTTTCGTCTAAGTAAACACCTTCATATTTATCTACCCCAAAATTAGATTCGACCTTCGGAGAGCAAAATAACAAAAAGTAAAGTAAAACAAATAGTAAAAATTTCATAATTTGCAAAAAAAATTCGTCCTATTAAAACTAAAGATTATAGACTTATTCTGAGTATAGCAAAATTTTCTATTCTGACGGATATGTGAAAGAATAGATCTGAGTTTTTGAAATTCATGTAAAATGAATGTTGACAAATACCCATATTTAGCAAATCTGGTAAAATCCTACAAATATTCTATAATAGGAAGGTGGTATGAGCACATCTCAGGAATTTGATATTCTAAAATTAGTAGAATTAACTCGTGCAAATAAATATGAAATGACATCGGTTGGTTTTGCGGCTTTAGACAAAATAGATAAAATCGAACTCCCTAAAAAAATGAGAACCAGAAAGTTTGCAGTTCAGGCTCTTCACGCACTTTCCGAAAAATTAGTTCAATACGGGTATTTTTCTATCGAAGAAAGGAAAAAACTCTTAGCAGAGGCAAACCTATCCGACTCTCCTTACAAAAAAGATTTTGCTGGGTCTTCCAAGTCTTTAGCACCGGTTGTAGAAGAAGTTGCCGAAGAAGAAGATATTCCTGAAGAAGAATCCAAACCTGTTCGTGACTTTTCTTTGGACGACGAAGACAACGACAACGATGAAACTGTTTCAGAAGAAGATAGCTTTGAAGATGAGGATGAAGATTCCGAAGAGGATGAGTAAGGAGATTTAGAAATTTCCGAACGCTTTCAACTCTCTTTCAATACAAAAGGAATTCAAACTCTATTCGATACACAATACAATCAATTTGTACATTCTAACTCTAATCCTATTATAGAAGCAGATAGATTTCTTGAAGTCCATTTTAAAAACTCAGATCCAAAATCGACTCTATATATTTTTTTTGGGGTAGGTTTAGGATTTCATCTAAAACAAATCCCAAATATACAAAAAGAAAAAGTTTCCGTTTTGGCTTATGAGCCTTTTACAGAGCTTAAAGAAAATAAAAAAATTCAAACTATTCTAAAAGAAACTCAATCAGAATTGCAAAATCTTGGGCACTCTATTTCATTTTTAGAATTGTCTGAGCTGAATACTTTTTTTTTAAAGAATAAAACGAATATCCAATTTATCGTCCTGCCTTTTTATAATAGAAATGTAAAAGAAGAGTTTGAAATTTTTTCCAATCTCATATTAAAGAGCCTAAAACCGGACACCAATAAAAATACTAAAGAATATTTTTCTAAAATATGGTTGAAAAACTATGCAATAAATATTCAAGAATTGAAAACAAAAGAATATACTCTCCTCCACGCCAACCTATTCGATATAAAAGAAAAATTGGTATTATTTATCGGGGCATCTCCTGAGTTAGAAGACGATATACCTTGGATCTTGCAACATCAAAAAAATATATTTATAATCAGTAGCGACACCTCTTCTTATTATTTATACAAAAATAATATTTATCCCGACTTAGTAATAAGCATTGATTCAGGAAGAGGGACTGCACTTCATTTTAGAGAAG from Leptospiraceae bacterium encodes:
- a CDS encoding TlpA family protein disulfide reductase — translated: MKFLLFVLLYFLLFCSPKVESNFGVDKYEGVYLDERTIKFSELEYERIAFNVYSPTCIPCIKEIPALNYIHSMIPDKKKSVIFMVVDPYFIVENSENKKLEEVFRQAKEIMQKEVKTRKIEFPVILMKKPFQVNPEGGLITGTPETLLFKNRPFTLYYNFIGPISEIGEVINLEKDAKVRFFLRMIGG
- a CDS encoding type 1 glutamine amidotransferase yields the protein MRSLIVRFINCEGPGIIEEILRKENYSVTYHDTFKKHEKLVPNSHLFFDLLILMGGPYSLADNSNKEFFHPYFELVENMISIPSKKIIGVCLGGQLISKVLGGDVSKGEKGIETGFSKVQIQDKSDFVFNGINQNSITAFHLHENVFTIPKSGKHLLSGGVYPNQMFSYEDRVFGIQCHLEPTMKMVKDWSVVHKDFIGKSSNAYPLLDENMQKETEETGKIIFQNMIRKKK
- a CDS encoding DNA primase; this translates as MSTSQEFDILKLVELTRANKYEMTSVGFAALDKIDKIELPKKMRTRKFAVQALHALSEKLVQYGYFSIEERKKLLAEANLSDSPYKKDFAGSSKSLAPVVEEVAEEEDIPEEESKPVRDFSLDDEDNDNDETVSEEDSFEDEDEDSEEDE